The window CAAGGAGGGCGACCTGATCGTCGTCCTGGAGGCCATGAAGATGGAGCAGCCCCTCAACGCCCACCGGTCGGGGACCATCAAGGCCCTCGCCGCCGAGGTGGGCGCCTCCCTCACGTCCGGCGCCGTGATCTGCGAGATCAAGGACTGACGCACACCGCATCCCGAAGCGCCCGACGAACAGGATCAGCCTGTCCGTCGGGCGCTTCGGGTTACCGCGCCCCTCTGGGGGCGCAGCCCCCAGAGGGGCGCGGGGAACTGCGCGACCAGCCACATCCGGCCCGCACGCCCGGACGGCGATCATGGGGCGGACGAGACGGCTCCAGGCCCCCCAGGGGGCGGTCGCAGGAGGCGAGAGAGGCCAGGTGAGACACATGTCCAACCCGCCGGCAGGCACACGCATGCGCGCCGACGCCCGGCGCAACCACGAGCGGCTGGTGGCCGAAGCACGGACCACGTTCGCCGAACACGGCGCCGACGCCTCCCTGGAGGACGTGGCGAAACGCGCCGGCGTGGGCATCGGCACGCTGTACCGCCACTTCCCGAACCGGCACGCACTGCTGAGCGCGGTCTTCGCGGACGCGGTGAGTGATCTGCTGGACCGCTCACGCGAACTGCTCGACGACCCGCAGCCGTGCACGGCGCTCGTGACGTGGCTGCGCGCCGTCATCACTCATGCGGGTGAGTATCGCGGGCTGTCGCGAGCGCTCATGTCGGCCTCGCACGACGACGCCTCGGCGCTCGCGCGATGCAGCGGCCCGATGCGTGAGGCGGGCAGTGCCCTCCTCACGCGCGCCCAGCGGGCAGGCGCAGTACGCCCCGGTGTGTCCATCGGTGATCTGCTCCAGCTGACCAACGCGATCGCGCTGGCCGCCGAAGAGACCCCCGGTGACCCGGAGTTGGCCGACCGCCTGCTGACACTGACTCTGCGGGGCCTCAAGGCCTGACGCCCCGCACGGCGCACGTACGAACTGCCGTGGCGCCTTCCGACGTACGGACTGGACCGCCGTCCGTCGGCAGGGGCGCCGCTCTGTCAGCGTCGGCGCAGGTCGGCGACCCGAGCCCGCTCGCTCTGGGGCTGATCCCCCAGAACCGCCGCGGCACTGCGCAACTGCGGTCCTCCGCCGGGTGCCTGGCCGCGTCGGGGGCCCGGCAGCGGCACGTCCCGGCGTGGCGGCTGGCGCCCCGCCGGGACCGTATCGCCGCCCGAACCGCCGGCTCCGGCCACCGCGATCTGCACGCCCTGATCGGCCAGGGCCTGCAGTTCGGTGGCCGCGCGGTCGTCGTGGGCGGGCGGCTCGTCGGTGACCAGCCGGGTGATCACGTCGGTCGGCACGGTCTGGAACATCGTGTCGGTGCCGAGCTTGGTGTGGTCGGCGAGGACCACGACCTCGGCGGCCGCCTGGACGAGTGCGCGGTCGACGGACGCCGACAGCATGTTGGAGGTGGACAGGCCGCGCTCGGCGGTCAGTCCGCTCCCCGACAGGAAGGCCCGGGAGACCCGCAGCCCCTGGAGGGACTGCTCGGCCCCGCTGCCGACCAGGGCGTAGTTGGAACCGCGCAGGGTGCCGCCGGTCATCACGACCTCCACGCGGTTGGCGTGGGCCAACGCCTGGGCCACCAGCAGGGAGTTGGTGACGACGGTCAGTCCGGGGACACGCGCGAGCCGGCGGGCCAGCTCCTGGGTGGTGGTTCCCGCCCCCACCACAATGGCCTCGCCCTCTTCGACGAGACTTGCGGCGAGATCGGCGATGGCCGTCTTCTCGGCGGTCGCGAGATGAGATTTCTGCGGAAAGCCGGACTCCCGCGTGAACCCGCCCGGCAATACCGCACCGCCGTGTCGGCGGTCGAGGAGTCCTTCTGCCTCCAGTGCGCGCACGTCCCGCCGTACGGTCACTTCGGAGGTCTGGACGACGCGGGCGAGCTCACGGAGCGACACGGCTCCATTTGCTCGCACCATTTCGAGGATCAATTGGCGACGTTCTGCAGCGAACACGAAACTGACAGTAACCCCAACGACCGTCTGCTTTCAGCAGTTTGCGCCGAATAACAGAAGTTGTTCGCATGGCAGGGTGGGAAGTGGTATACGCCTAATCACAACGCGTATGCCGCGCGAATGGTCGGCAACTCCCCGTGACCGGCAGCCGGCGACTCCCCGTGACCAGCGGAGAACCGCCTTCTGCTCAGCCCTCGCCCGCGGACTTCCTCGTGTGCAGCTGCCGCGCCACCTCGGCGATGGAGCCCGAGAGCGACGGATACACGGTGAAGGCGTTCGCGATCTGTTCGACGGTCAGGTTGTTGTCGACCGCGAGGGAGATCGGGTGGATGAGTTCCGAGGCG of the Streptomyces aurantiacus genome contains:
- a CDS encoding TetR/AcrR family transcriptional regulator translates to MSNPPAGTRMRADARRNHERLVAEARTTFAEHGADASLEDVAKRAGVGIGTLYRHFPNRHALLSAVFADAVSDLLDRSRELLDDPQPCTALVTWLRAVITHAGEYRGLSRALMSASHDDASALARCSGPMREAGSALLTRAQRAGAVRPGVSIGDLLQLTNAIALAAEETPGDPELADRLLTLTLRGLKA
- a CDS encoding DeoR/GlpR family DNA-binding transcription regulator, whose protein sequence is MFAAERRQLILEMVRANGAVSLRELARVVQTSEVTVRRDVRALEAEGLLDRRHGGAVLPGGFTRESGFPQKSHLATAEKTAIADLAASLVEEGEAIVVGAGTTTQELARRLARVPGLTVVTNSLLVAQALAHANRVEVVMTGGTLRGSNYALVGSGAEQSLQGLRVSRAFLSGSGLTAERGLSTSNMLSASVDRALVQAAAEVVVLADHTKLGTDTMFQTVPTDVITRLVTDEPPAHDDRAATELQALADQGVQIAVAGAGGSGGDTVPAGRQPPRRDVPLPGPRRGQAPGGGPQLRSAAAVLGDQPQSERARVADLRRR